In Musa acuminata AAA Group cultivar baxijiao chromosome BXJ2-3, Cavendish_Baxijiao_AAA, whole genome shotgun sequence, the following proteins share a genomic window:
- the LOC103973139 gene encoding uncharacterized protein LOC103973139 produces the protein MAYVDHAFSISDEDIMMGDSSHAIQNRPPVKEIAFAVSLLVFGSLAIVVGSVMAANRVGGDRAHGVFFAVLGSVLFLPGFYYTRIAYYAYKGYKGFSFDNIPSV, from the exons ATGGCGTACGTCGACCACGCCTTCTCCATCTCCGACGAGGACATCATGATGGGCGACTCCAGCCACGCCATCCAGAACCGTCCGCCCGTCAAGGAGATCGCCTTCGCGGTGTCCCTCCTCGTCTTCGGCTCCCTCGCAATCGTCGTCGGTTCCGTCATGGCCGCCAACCGCGTCGGCGGCGATCGAGCCCATG GGGTTTTCTTTGCGGTCTTGGGGTCGGTGTTGTTCCTGCCGGGTTTCTACTACACGAGGATAGCTTATTATGCGTATAAGGGGTACAAAGGCTTCTCCTTTGACAATATTCCCTCGGTCTGA